In the genome of Paenibacillus pabuli, one region contains:
- a CDS encoding YoaK family protein produces MASASASDSTSDRKHVGHTVERLEPGLSRLLLSCVLVLISGFIDAVGYLQLGKIYLSFMSGNSTKLGIALFEGDGAILTNIGLVILLFIVGAFLGTMITELSGKWRLTAILGMESLLFVGAIVLLLFLHTQSVLFPIAVAMGMQNTMHQMVAHADVGKGFVTGTLFGIGQALAKAIRGKAPASEWAVLALSWVIFVIGAALGALLLTQGSLLLALIASLALLLLLIPYVLHVQRDLT; encoded by the coding sequence ATGGCTTCTGCTTCTGCTTCCGATTCGACCAGTGATCGCAAACATGTGGGGCATACCGTAGAACGACTGGAGCCGGGTCTTTCTCGGCTACTGCTGTCATGTGTGCTTGTGCTGATCTCCGGTTTCATTGATGCGGTCGGCTATCTGCAGCTGGGGAAAATCTATCTGTCTTTCATGAGCGGTAACAGCACCAAACTTGGCATCGCGCTATTTGAAGGAGACGGTGCTATATTAACGAATATAGGTCTGGTCATTTTGTTATTCATCGTAGGTGCCTTCCTCGGTACAATGATTACGGAATTATCGGGAAAATGGCGCCTGACGGCGATCTTGGGCATGGAGTCCCTTCTATTTGTCGGTGCCATTGTTCTGTTGCTGTTCCTCCATACACAGAGCGTGCTTTTCCCCATTGCCGTTGCCATGGGCATGCAAAACACCATGCACCAGATGGTTGCTCATGCGGACGTAGGCAAAGGCTTTGTGACAGGTACATTGTTCGGAATAGGACAGGCACTGGCCAAAGCCATTCGGGGTAAGGCTCCTGCCTCTGAATGGGCAGTACTGGCCCTGTCCTGGGTTATATTTGTGATCGGTGCAGCTCTGGGAGCACTACTGTTAACCCAAGGAAGCCTGCTGCTTGCCCTAATCGCCTCACTGGCCCTGCTACTTCTGCTGATCCCCTACG